AATTGTAGCGATGATCGCCTATCTTCAAAGATTAGGTACCGACATCAAAACAACTCAGATCCAAACAGCAAGCGTAGAGTAATCATTAAAATTGTATTGTAATGAAAACGAGAACCCCAATTTCAATATATATAGCGACAACGATAGGCTTAACGATTATGGCCTTTGAAATGTTCGCAAGCGATTCCGGCTACTTTTCTTCTCCATTTTTCTGGGCGTTGATTCTGATTGCCATTATTCTTCTTCTCATCATGAACTCCATTGGAGATTTAATTGAGAATGAAAGCTTCAGCCGGTTACCGGAAGAGGAGAAAAAAAAGTACCTGGCAGAAAAAAATATTCCTTATTATCAGAAACTTTGGAACTCTGCTTTCAAAAAACAATCTGTCACTGAAGAAAAAGATATTCTTATCGACCATGGTTTTGACGGAATCACAGAGCTTGACAACTCTCTTCCTAAATGGTGGATCGGCTTGTTCTGGTTCGGTTGCATATTCTGTCTAGTATATTTAACAGCTTTTGCATTTACAGATTATGCTCATCCTGAAGTAGAATATACCAAAAAGGTCAAGACAATGCTGGCTTCTATTGAAGAGTATGAAAAAACAGCCCCTCAGATCAATCTGGAATCAGCCAAATACAGTGCAGATAATATAGCAGAAGGCCAGGAACTTTTCAAAACCAACTGTGTAACCTGCCACGGAGATGGGGGAAAGGGAGGTATTGGACCTAATCTTACCGATACTCATTGGATCAACATCAAAGAAAAAAGTTTGTTTAAAAATGTTTTCTGGATGCTTGAAAACGGCTCCCCAAATAATCCTACGATGAGACCTTTCATTAAAGAAGGAACCATCACAGGAAGAGATGCTGAAAAAATTGCAGCTTATATTTATCATATTAACCAGGAAACTTCTCCAATCACAGTAGCTCAAGGAGGTGCTGCTCCTCAGGGAGAAGAGGTGAAATGGGAAAACGGAAACAATTAAAATTATTATTATCAACTAAACCACGCCATGCCAAGCCCCCTTTACACATACTAACATTTGAATTTTCATTTTTGCTAACTATCCTTTTCAACATTAAAAATGATATAAAGGGGGCTTTTTAACAATAACAATCCTTACCTTGGCTCGTCTTTCTCAACTATTCACTTGACAACTACACACTAAAATTCCATAATAAGACAGCCAAGGCAGGGTTTTTGCATTTGCAAAAAGGTACCACAACAGAGACCAAATAAAAATAGTATTATTATCTTTGTTACAAACCATATCGCATTTGAAACTGAAAATCAACACTACAAAACTATTTAGGCGTATTCTAATAACCTTTATTTCTATATTGGTTCTTCTTACCCTGTTGATCTTAAGCTTAAGACTCCCTGCTGTCCAAAACTTTATCAAAGACAAACTGATTGTTTATCTTGAGAAAAAAATCAAGACTAAAGTAAGTCTGGAAAGAGTCTACATCGGATTCCCCAACAGCCTTGTCATGGAGAACCTTTATCTGAAAGGACAGGATGTAGATACCCTTCTGGCAGTCAAAAAACTGGATGTAGGCCTGCATATGCTGAAACTCATCAATTCTACGGCAGATATTACTTCTGTGGATATGGAAGGAGCCCGGGCTAATGTAGTACGAAAGCCGGACGGCAAATTCAATTTTGATTATATTATTGATGCTTTTGCCAGTAATGATAAAGAAGAGAGTCCCTCCAAACCATTTATTATCTCCCTTGATAAAATTAATTTAAAAGATATTGGAGTCACCTTCAATGACCAACAGTCGAAGAATGATATTAAACTATATTTTAAGTCCTTCGACACCAGAGTCAAAACTTTTGATCTCAATAAAAACAACTATGCTGTCAATGATATTAATCTTGACGGATTGAAATTAAATTTAAAACAGGGGCTTCTAGAGGAGGTTTCTAAAAAAGTTGAGAAAAAAGTGGATTCACTCAATGAAAAAAAACCAATGAACATTGGGTTGAGAGGAATAAAGCTTACCAATTTTGACATTAATTACGGTGATGATAATACTAAAACATTTGCAAAAGTTATATTCAAAGAGCTGAGCACAAAAGTGAACAAGCTTGATCTTGAAAACAATGCCTATAATGTTGCCAATGTATTTCTTTCCGGAGCAGATATAGATGCCAATCTTTATCTCCCGGCTCAAAATGCCAATCCGAAAAAACAAAATGCCCCCGAAGTTTCAAAAGCATCTGAACAGGATAAAGCAATGAAAGTACTTTTAGGGAAACTGGTTCTTAATGATGTAAAAGCAACTTACAACAATACTGCCATTGCTCCTACCAAACAGGGAATGGACTTCAATCACCTTAAATTTTCAAAAATGAATGTAGAGGTAAGAAGTTTTAAAATGGAGAATAATACCTTTGCAGGGACTGTAAATTCTGCAGAAGTTCAGGAAGCAAGAGGCCTCGATATCCAGAAATTCAACACTGATTTTGTCTATGCGGAAAAGGAGGCTTATCTCAAGAGCCTTTATCTTCAGACTCCAAAAACATTACTGCGTGATGAGGTTATTTTAAATTATAACTCCATTGATGAACTTACTTCTAATCTTGGTGCAGTAAAAGTTTCAGCTAATATCAAAGACTCTAAAATCGGTTTTTCTGATATTTTAAATCTTGTTCCTACTTTAAAAAATACAGTTCCTTTTAATAAGTATCCGAACGCAGTCCTTAACGTGAATGCTAATGTAAAAGGAAGCGTGAATGATCTGTTAATTCAGGATCTTAAAGTTTCCGGTCTTGACCAGCTAAGAGTATTGGCATCTGGAAAGATTAAAAATGCAATGAATCCTGATCAGCTCTATTACGATTTGAGAATTGCAGAGTTTTCTTCCAATGCAAAAACCATTTTTAATCTTGTTCCGAAAAATACAATCCCGTCTAACATTTCTCTTCCTTCCAATTTCAGTATCAAAGGAACTGCTAAAGGAACAACAAAAGTAGTGAATGCAGATCTTAACCTCTACTCTACTCTCGGAAATGCAGCAGTAATTGCCAATGTTGATATGCGAAGAAAAAATCATGAACTTTATGATGTAAAAGCTAATCTTCAGGGAATACAGATTGGGAAAATTATTCAGAATAAAGATATTGGTCCGGTTACGGCACAGATTTCAGCTAAAGGAGAAAGTTTTGATTTTAAAAATGCCAATGCCAACTTGAGAGGACACGTTGCTTCTGCCGTTTATAAAGGTTATCGTTATCAAAATATGAATCTGACAGGTAAGATCAATAAAGGAGCTTATCATGTTATTTTAAATTCAAAAGATCCGAATGCAGATTTACAACTGACTGCTTCCGGTATGTATGATGAAAAAAATCCTACCATAAAAGTCAATGGTGAAGTTATCAAACTGGATGTCAATAAGCTTGGTTTCTATGACAAACCTATGATTCTTGCAGGAAAAATTGATGGTGACTTCACAAGCCTTGACCCGAATAATCTGAATGGATATTTAAACCTTAAAGATTTTGCATTTTCTGACACCAAAGAAGTTTATCCTGTACAGGAAATCAATCTGAAAGCATCTTCAACTGCAGATTCTACTCAGATCATTTTCAATTCACAGATTGCTGATGTTGAAATGAAAGGTAAATATAAACTTACTCAAATCTTTGGAGCTTTAACGAAGACTATCAATCAGTATTATCAATTCCAGAAGCCTGACAAAGCGCAAAAAATTGATCCGGGTCAGCACTTCACCCTTACAGCTAAAGTAAAAAATGATGATCTGATCAGAAAGTTTGTTCCGGATCTGAAAAGTTTTGAAACTATCAATTTAACCGGTAACTATGATGCAGATTCCCAAAAAATTGAAATTGACGGACAGATTCCGCAATTACTATATGGTGAAAATACCATTGAAAAAGGAGTATTAAAAGTAACCAATGAAAATCAGGCGCTGCAATACAGTCTGAATGTAGCCGCTTTAAAAAGCTCCAGTTTTTCCTTAAATAAAGTCAATATTGACGGTGATGTAGCCAATAATATCATCAATTATAATATTACCACCAAGGATGAAAAAGATGCTACCCAGTTCCTTATTGCAGGGAATGCAAAATCTTTAAATGATATTACTGAAATATCATTGAATCCTAATGGCTTAAAACTAAACTATGCCGACTGGAATGTTGCCGAAAATAATAAAATCCAGATCAGTAATAAAGGGATTCTGGCTGACAATTTCATTCTGTCTAATGGAGAAAGCGAAATTGCCATTCAATCTGAAAATAACAGCCCTACGAGTCCTTTGAATATTTCGTTGAAAGATTTTAAAATTGAAACTATTACAGAGCTTATCAAAAAAGACACTGTTCTGGCAAGAGGAACAATCAACGGAACCGCTCAGCTGAGAGACGTCATGAAAAAAATGACTTTCACGTCTGATTTAAATGTTTCTAATCTGATTGTCTACGGAAGTCCTGTAGGTAACCTTGCTATAAAAGTAAATAACTCGTCGCCAAACCTGTTAAATGCTGATATCGCTCTTTCCGGAAATAATAATGATGTAAAAATCCTTGGAGATTATAACACTTCTTCCAGCACTTTTGACCTGAATATGGCAATCAACCAGCTTCAGATGAAGAGTATTCAGGGATTCTCTATGAATGCGATTACCAATACGGAAGGATATCTTTCAGGAAATTTAAAAATAACAGGAAATACCACTCAGCCGAATATTGCCGGAAAAGTAAAATTCAATGATGCCGGACTGGAAATAGCCAAAACAGGAAGTGATTTCAGAAAGCTGAATGATGAGATAGATTTTACCACCCGTGGTATAGAATTCAACAAATTTAAAATCAATGATAAAGATGGGAATTCTCTTGTCATAGATGGACAGGTGCTCACCCAGA
This genomic window from Chryseobacterium sp. MEBOG06 contains:
- a CDS encoding cbb3-type cytochrome c oxidase N-terminal domain-containing protein; protein product: MKTRTPISIYIATTIGLTIMAFEMFASDSGYFSSPFFWALILIAIILLLIMNSIGDLIENESFSRLPEEEKKKYLAEKNIPYYQKLWNSAFKKQSVTEEKDILIDHGFDGITELDNSLPKWWIGLFWFGCIFCLVYLTAFAFTDYAHPEVEYTKKVKTMLASIEEYEKTAPQINLESAKYSADNIAEGQELFKTNCVTCHGDGGKGGIGPNLTDTHWINIKEKSLFKNVFWMLENGSPNNPTMRPFIKEGTITGRDAEKIAAYIYHINQETSPITVAQGGAAPQGEEVKWENGNN
- a CDS encoding translocation/assembly module TamB, with the protein product MKLKINTTKLFRRILITFISILVLLTLLILSLRLPAVQNFIKDKLIVYLEKKIKTKVSLERVYIGFPNSLVMENLYLKGQDVDTLLAVKKLDVGLHMLKLINSTADITSVDMEGARANVVRKPDGKFNFDYIIDAFASNDKEESPSKPFIISLDKINLKDIGVTFNDQQSKNDIKLYFKSFDTRVKTFDLNKNNYAVNDINLDGLKLNLKQGLLEEVSKKVEKKVDSLNEKKPMNIGLRGIKLTNFDINYGDDNTKTFAKVIFKELSTKVNKLDLENNAYNVANVFLSGADIDANLYLPAQNANPKKQNAPEVSKASEQDKAMKVLLGKLVLNDVKATYNNTAIAPTKQGMDFNHLKFSKMNVEVRSFKMENNTFAGTVNSAEVQEARGLDIQKFNTDFVYAEKEAYLKSLYLQTPKTLLRDEVILNYNSIDELTSNLGAVKVSANIKDSKIGFSDILNLVPTLKNTVPFNKYPNAVLNVNANVKGSVNDLLIQDLKVSGLDQLRVLASGKIKNAMNPDQLYYDLRIAEFSSNAKTIFNLVPKNTIPSNISLPSNFSIKGTAKGTTKVVNADLNLYSTLGNAAVIANVDMRRKNHELYDVKANLQGIQIGKIIQNKDIGPVTAQISAKGESFDFKNANANLRGHVASAVYKGYRYQNMNLTGKINKGAYHVILNSKDPNADLQLTASGMYDEKNPTIKVNGEVIKLDVNKLGFYDKPMILAGKIDGDFTSLDPNNLNGYLNLKDFAFSDTKEVYPVQEINLKASSTADSTQIIFNSQIADVEMKGKYKLTQIFGALTKTINQYYQFQKPDKAQKIDPGQHFTLTAKVKNDDLIRKFVPDLKSFETINLTGNYDADSQKIEIDGQIPQLLYGENTIEKGVLKVTNENQALQYSLNVAALKSSSFSLNKVNIDGDVANNIINYNITTKDEKDATQFLIAGNAKSLNDITEISLNPNGLKLNYADWNVAENNKIQISNKGILADNFILSNGESEIAIQSENNSPTSPLNISLKDFKIETITELIKKDTVLARGTINGTAQLRDVMKKMTFTSDLNVSNLIVYGSPVGNLAIKVNNSSPNLLNADIALSGNNNDVKILGDYNTSSSTFDLNMAINQLQMKSIQGFSMNAITNTEGYLSGNLKITGNTTQPNIAGKVKFNDAGLEIAKTGSDFRKLNDEIDFTTRGIEFNKFKINDKDGNSLVIDGQVLTQTYRDFAFNLNVSAKDFKVVNSEKSNDAMMYGVLAIDAGLRIRGNLDLPKVDGRLSVADNTDFTFVLPQSSPSLQERDGIVEFIDQDQVVLNKTIKTDSLNNKSRIQGMDVSVNIEVSKEAKLSIIIDKVNGDFVKLQGDAELTGGIDPSGKMTLVGVYEVEKGSYDLSVSLLKRKFDIQKGSTITWTGEPTMAQMDITAVYKTEAPPIDLVEQQVSGDGSASLINQFKQRMPFNTLLKMKGELLKPLLTFDITTDEKNNSVSTNVKDVVDQKLAQLRTQESELNKQVFALLLLNRFIGENPFESSAGMSAETMARQSVSKILSQQLNNLASDLIKGVDLNFGLDSTEDYSTGQKNTRTDLNVDISKKLLNDRLKVTVGSNFGLEGEARQNESMTNIAGNVSVDYSLSRDGRYMLRAYRKDEYQVALQGQIIETGVGFIITLDYDKFREIFEKSKEKKPKKNKNNQVVEFK